DNA from Micromonospora nigra:
CCCAGCTGGTGATCATGACGATCCCGGCGGGCGGTGAGATCGGCGAGGAGGTCCACGAGGACATCGACCAGATCCTCACCTTCGTCAGCGGCACGGGCGAGGCCCGGGTCGCCGGCAGCAAGCGCAAGATCGCCCAGGGTGACCTGGTGGTGGTGCCGGCCGGCACGAAGCACAACTTCGTCAACACCGGCCCCAACCCGCTGGTGCTGTACACGGTCTACGGCCCGCCGGAGCACGCCGACCAGGCCGTGCACCGGACGAAGGAGGAGGCCGACGCGGCCGAGGAGGCCGGCAAGGACGAGCCCCCCACCTCCTGATCATCCGCCGCATCCACCCACCGGCGACTCGGTGGGTGGGTGCGGACGCGGGACGCGGGTATGCGGGGCGGGTGGCGCACCCTGCGATCTCCGAGTACGCGTACCTGTCCGACTGCCGGTCCGGGGCACTGGTCACCCGGGACGGGTCGGTCGACTGGTGGTGCCCGGACCGGTTCGACACCCCGTCGGTCTTCAGCCGACTGCTCGACCTCGAAGCCGGGCACTGGCGACTCGCCCCCGTGGCCACCGGACGGCCCGGTCACCGGGTGGAGCGGGCGTACCTGCCGGACACCCTCGTGCTGCGTACCGTGCACCACACCCCGGAGGGCAGCGTCGCGGTCACCGACGCGCTCGCCGCCGAGCCGGGCGCGCGTGGTCACGAACTGGGCATGAACTCGCCCGCCGTGCTGGTACGGGTGGTCGAGGGGCTGTCCGGTCGGGTGCCGATGGCGCTGGACTTCCGGCCCCGCCCGGAGTACGGGCTGCTCACGCCCTATCTGCACGAGGAGGCCGACGGGTCGGTGCTGGCCGACGCCGGTCCGGTGCTGCTGGTCCTGCGCGCGGGCGGGCTGCCGCTGCGGGTGGACGGGGACCGGGTACGGCACGACTTCGAGATGTCCGCCGGCCAGGTGGTCGGCCTGGACCTGGCGTACGGCCGGGCGTACGGCTCGCCGCCGGCCCGCCTCGATCCGGTGACCGCTGTGGCGGAGACCGTGCGGGCGTGGGAGGCGTTCCGGGAGACCCACAGGTACGAGGGCGAGTATCCCGATCTCGTCCGGCGCAGCGCGA
Protein-coding regions in this window:
- a CDS encoding cupin domain-containing protein, coding for MEHFTIATVAEKSPDFRRVLWTGKNTQLVIMTIPAGGEIGEEVHEDIDQILTFVSGTGEARVAGSKRKIAQGDLVVVPAGTKHNFVNTGPNPLVLYTVYGPPEHADQAVHRTKEEADAAEEAGKDEPPTS